In Tepidimonas taiwanensis, the following are encoded in one genomic region:
- the dxs gene encoding 1-deoxy-D-xylulose-5-phosphate synthase, producing the protein MSGLLSTIDSPHDLRRLPRTQLRPLADELREFLVQTVSRTGGHFSSNLGTVELTIAVHYVFDTPHDRLVWDVGHQTYPHKILTGRRERMHTLRQLGGISGFPVRSESEYDAFGTAHSSTSISAALGMALAAQAKGERRRAIAIIGDGAMTAGMAFEALNNAGVTKAPLLVILNDNDMSISPPVGALNRYLAQLMSGRFYAAAKQVGKQVLSVAPPLLELARRFEEHAKGMVVPATLFEKFGFNYIGPIDGHDLDSLIPTLENIRRLLDDGAGPQFLHVVTKKGQGYKLAEADPIAYHGPGKFDPAVGLVPPAQPPKPTFSQVFGRWLCDMAERDKRLVGITPAMREGSGMVEFHQRFPDRYYDVGIAEQHAVTFAAGLACEGLKPVVAIYSTFLQRAYDQAIHDVALQNLPVVFGLDRAGIVGADGPTHCGAYDIAYLRCIPNVSIACPSDEAECYRLLTTAFEQSHPVAVRYPRGAGIGAALPAQPEALPFGRGEVRRRGRGVAILAFGTLLHAALQAAESLGATVANMRWAKPLDRELVLELANSHEALVTVEEGAAAGGAGSAVLELLAEAGVVRPALVLGLPDRFIEHGDPLALLSRVGLDAVGIERRVRERFGDRLSQRPALTVVAGER; encoded by the coding sequence ATGAGTGGACTGCTGTCGACCATCGATTCGCCGCACGATCTGCGGCGGCTGCCGCGCACGCAGTTGCGCCCGCTGGCGGATGAGCTGCGCGAGTTCCTGGTGCAGACCGTGTCGCGCACCGGCGGCCATTTCAGCTCCAACCTCGGGACGGTGGAGCTGACCATCGCCGTGCACTATGTGTTCGATACGCCGCACGACCGGCTGGTGTGGGACGTCGGCCACCAGACCTATCCCCACAAGATCCTCACCGGGCGGCGCGAGCGCATGCACACGCTGCGTCAGCTGGGGGGCATCAGCGGTTTTCCGGTGCGCAGCGAAAGCGAATACGACGCCTTCGGCACGGCACACTCGTCGACCAGTATCTCGGCTGCGCTGGGCATGGCGCTGGCGGCACAGGCCAAAGGCGAGCGGCGCCGGGCCATTGCCATCATTGGCGACGGCGCGATGACCGCCGGCATGGCGTTCGAGGCGCTCAACAACGCCGGGGTGACCAAGGCGCCGCTGCTGGTCATCCTGAACGACAACGACATGTCGATCAGCCCGCCGGTCGGGGCCCTCAACCGCTACCTGGCGCAGTTGATGAGCGGGCGCTTCTACGCCGCCGCCAAGCAGGTAGGCAAGCAGGTGCTCAGCGTCGCGCCGCCGCTGTTGGAGCTGGCGCGGCGCTTCGAAGAGCACGCCAAGGGCATGGTGGTGCCCGCCACCTTGTTCGAAAAATTTGGTTTCAACTACATCGGCCCCATCGACGGGCACGACCTCGACTCGCTGATTCCCACGCTGGAAAACATCCGTCGGCTGCTCGACGATGGGGCAGGCCCCCAGTTTTTGCATGTGGTCACGAAAAAGGGGCAGGGCTACAAACTGGCGGAGGCCGACCCCATCGCCTACCACGGCCCGGGTAAGTTCGATCCCGCGGTGGGGCTGGTGCCGCCCGCCCAGCCGCCCAAGCCGACGTTTTCCCAGGTCTTTGGCCGCTGGTTGTGCGACATGGCCGAGCGCGACAAGCGGCTGGTGGGCATCACACCGGCGATGCGCGAGGGCTCGGGCATGGTGGAGTTCCATCAGCGCTTTCCCGATCGGTATTACGACGTGGGGATTGCCGAGCAGCACGCGGTGACGTTTGCCGCGGGACTCGCGTGCGAAGGGCTCAAGCCCGTGGTGGCGATTTACTCGACGTTTTTGCAGCGCGCCTACGACCAGGCGATCCACGACGTGGCGCTGCAAAACCTGCCGGTGGTATTTGGGCTGGACCGCGCGGGCATCGTCGGGGCCGACGGGCCGACGCACTGCGGCGCGTACGACATCGCGTACCTGCGCTGCATCCCGAACGTGTCGATCGCCTGTCCGTCGGACGAGGCGGAGTGCTACCGGCTGCTGACCACGGCGTTCGAGCAGTCGCACCCGGTGGCGGTGCGGTATCCGCGCGGCGCGGGCATCGGCGCGGCGCTGCCCGCGCAGCCCGAGGCGCTGCCGTTCGGCAGGGGCGAGGTGCGCCGCCGCGGCCGTGGCGTGGCGATCCTGGCGTTTGGCACGCTGCTGCACGCGGCGCTGCAGGCGGCGGAGTCGCTTGGCGCGACGGTGGCCAACATGCGCTGGGCCAAGCCGCTGGATCGCGAATTGGTGTTGGAACTGGCGAACAGCCACGAGGCGCTGGTGACGGTGGAGGAGGGGGCGGCCGCCGGTGGGGCGGGCAGCGCGGTGCTGGAGCTGCTGGCGGAGGCCGGTGTGGTTCGGCCCGCGCTGGTGCTGGGGCTGCCGGACCGCTTCATCGAGCATGGCGACCCGTTGGCGCTGCTGTCGCGCGTGGGGCTGGACGCCGTGGGCATCGAGCGGCGCGTGCGCGAGCGCTTTGGCGATCGTCTGTCGCAGCGCCCGGCCCTGACGGTGGTGGCGGGTGAGCGCTGA
- the xseB gene encoding exodeoxyribonuclease VII small subunit translates to MARTPASASAESPAPPSPMPATYEAAVQELEALVARLESGQMPLDELLGAYQRASALLAYCRSRLEAVEQQIRVVEESGQTRAWEPGA, encoded by the coding sequence ATGGCACGCACACCCGCTAGCGCTTCCGCCGAGTCCCCCGCGCCCCCGTCGCCGATGCCGGCGACGTACGAGGCCGCGGTGCAGGAGCTGGAGGCGCTGGTGGCGCGGCTGGAATCGGGCCAGATGCCGCTGGATGAACTGCTGGGCGCGTACCAGCGCGCGTCCGCGCTGCTCGCGTACTGCCGCAGCCGGCTGGAGGCGGTGGAGCAGCAGATCCGCGTGGTGGAGGAAAGCGGCCAGACGCGCGCGTGGGAGCCCGGCGCATGA
- a CDS encoding polyprenyl synthetase family protein, whose protein sequence is MSDAVVSTASGADAQAMTDWIGRRLAQMEAWLAARLPADAPGGLAEAMRYAVLDGGKRLRPLLVLAAWEAVADAEPAPEAPVWWAAGAVELIHAYSLVHDDLPCMDDDVLRRGKPTVHVRFGEALALLAGDALQALAFEWLVAPAWAQREPALAVALARELALAAGAGGMAGGQAIDLAVVGQRMDQAALEDMHRRKTGALLLASVRMGALSAGADAATLAALDRYGRALGLAFQVIDDVLDATADSATLGKTAGKDARADKPTFVSLLGVGSARAYAERLLAEALAALAGLPAHATPRLAALARWVVQRQH, encoded by the coding sequence ATGAGCGACGCGGTGGTGAGCACGGCGTCCGGGGCGGACGCGCAGGCCATGACCGATTGGATCGGGCGCCGCCTCGCGCAGATGGAGGCGTGGCTGGCGGCACGGCTGCCGGCCGACGCGCCCGGCGGCCTGGCCGAGGCGATGCGCTACGCCGTGCTCGACGGCGGCAAGCGCCTGCGGCCGCTGCTGGTGCTGGCGGCGTGGGAGGCCGTGGCCGACGCCGAGCCGGCGCCGGAGGCGCCCGTGTGGTGGGCGGCGGGTGCGGTGGAGTTGATCCACGCGTATTCGCTGGTGCACGACGACCTGCCGTGCATGGACGACGACGTGCTGCGCCGCGGCAAGCCGACCGTGCACGTGCGCTTCGGCGAGGCGCTGGCACTGCTGGCCGGCGACGCGCTGCAGGCGCTGGCGTTCGAATGGCTGGTGGCGCCCGCGTGGGCGCAGCGCGAGCCGGCGCTCGCGGTGGCGCTGGCGCGGGAACTCGCGCTGGCGGCCGGTGCCGGCGGTATGGCCGGCGGGCAGGCGATCGATCTGGCGGTCGTCGGCCAACGGATGGATCAGGCGGCGCTGGAGGACATGCACCGGCGCAAAACCGGTGCGCTGTTGCTGGCGAGTGTGCGCATGGGGGCGCTGAGTGCCGGTGCCGACGCCGCGACGCTCGCGGCGCTGGATCGCTATGGCCGCGCGCTCGGGCTGGCGTTTCAGGTCATCGACGACGTGCTCGACGCGACGGCCGATTCGGCCACGCTGGGCAAGACCGCGGGCAAGGACGCGCGGGCGGACAAGCCCACGTTCGTGTCGCTGCTGGGGGTGGGGTCCGCACGGGCATACGCCGAGCGGCTGCTGGCCGAGGCGCTGGCGGCGCTGGCGGGCTTGCCCGCGCACGCCACGCCGCGGCTGGCCGCGCTGGCGCGCTGGGTCGTGCAGCGCCAACACTGA
- a CDS encoding TRAP transporter small permease subunit has product MKALLSFCRWIDALGEAIGKLGMWLILAATLISTGNAIVRKAFSISSNAFLEVQWYLFAAVFMLGGGYAFLRNAHVRIDFIAGKFSARTRNWIDIVGIVVFVWPLCYLMITLGWPVFERAWVSGEMSSNAGGLIRWPVYLLIPAGFALLALQSVSELIKRVAFLTGQGPDTLAHSGSSEALETAKAIAEAEHAQAHGGPGRTN; this is encoded by the coding sequence ATGAAAGCTCTGTTGTCTTTCTGTCGCTGGATCGACGCGTTGGGTGAGGCGATCGGCAAGCTGGGCATGTGGCTGATCCTGGCCGCGACGCTGATCAGCACCGGCAACGCGATCGTGCGCAAGGCGTTTTCCATCAGCTCCAACGCCTTTCTGGAGGTGCAGTGGTACCTCTTCGCGGCCGTCTTCATGTTGGGTGGCGGTTACGCCTTCCTGCGCAACGCACACGTGCGCATCGATTTCATCGCTGGCAAGTTTTCCGCACGCACGCGCAACTGGATCGACATCGTCGGCATCGTGGTGTTCGTCTGGCCGCTGTGCTATCTGATGATCACGCTGGGCTGGCCGGTGTTCGAGCGGGCCTGGGTGTCGGGCGAGATGTCGTCCAACGCCGGCGGGCTGATCCGCTGGCCGGTGTATCTGCTGATTCCCGCCGGGTTTGCGCTGCTGGCGCTTCAGAGCGTGAGCGAGCTCATCAAGCGCGTCGCGTTCCTGACCGGACAGGGGCCGGACACGTTGGCGCACAGCGGTTCGAGCGAGGCGCTGGAGACGGCCAAAGCCATCGCCGAGGCGGAGCATGCCCAAGCCCATGGTGGGCCGGGACGCACGAACTGA
- a CDS encoding aromatic ring-hydroxylating oxygenase subunit alpha: protein MSDLSLPLQQAESQLPVSVYFDEALFERELQTIFQSGPRYVGHANAVPNVGDYFALPQEGEGRALVRTERGVELVSNVCRHRQAVMLKGRGNLLQDGKAHAGGHIVCPLHRWTYSGGLNGMMEVGTLVGAPHFAQDPCLNLQRWRLREWNGLLFEDNGRDIAADLAGMAVGNAFNFEGMVLGHVELHECNYNWKTFIEVYLEDYHVVPFHPGLGNFVTCDDLRWQFAREYSVQTVGVQNLAAKAGSPVYQRWHEVLMRHRDGQLPEHGAVWLTYYPHIMVEWYPHVLTVSTLHPIAVDKTLNLVEFYYPEEIAAFEPEFMEAQRAAYMETAVEDDEIAERMDAGRKALLQRGTSEVGPYQSPMEDGMQHFHEWYRAKMGMPAGGSV, encoded by the coding sequence ATGTCTGATTTGAGTCTTCCATTGCAGCAGGCCGAGAGCCAACTGCCGGTGTCCGTCTATTTCGATGAGGCGCTGTTCGAGCGCGAGCTGCAGACGATCTTTCAGTCCGGGCCCCGCTATGTGGGGCACGCCAACGCGGTTCCGAACGTGGGGGACTACTTCGCCCTGCCGCAGGAAGGGGAAGGCCGCGCGCTCGTGCGCACCGAGCGCGGCGTCGAGCTCGTCAGCAACGTCTGCCGCCACCGGCAGGCCGTGATGCTCAAGGGCCGCGGCAACCTGCTGCAGGACGGCAAGGCACACGCCGGCGGGCACATCGTCTGCCCGCTACACCGCTGGACCTACAGCGGCGGGCTCAACGGCATGATGGAGGTCGGCACCCTCGTCGGCGCGCCGCACTTCGCGCAGGACCCGTGCCTGAACCTGCAGCGCTGGCGGCTGCGCGAGTGGAACGGGCTGCTGTTCGAGGACAACGGCCGCGACATCGCCGCGGACCTCGCCGGCATGGCCGTGGGCAACGCCTTCAACTTCGAAGGCATGGTGCTCGGCCACGTGGAGCTGCACGAGTGCAACTACAACTGGAAGACCTTCATCGAGGTCTACCTGGAGGACTACCACGTCGTGCCCTTCCACCCGGGCCTCGGCAACTTCGTCACCTGCGATGACCTGCGCTGGCAGTTCGCGCGTGAATACTCGGTGCAGACGGTGGGCGTGCAAAACCTCGCCGCCAAGGCCGGCAGCCCCGTCTACCAGCGCTGGCACGAGGTGCTGATGCGCCACCGCGACGGCCAGCTGCCCGAGCACGGCGCCGTGTGGCTGACCTACTACCCGCACATCATGGTGGAGTGGTACCCGCACGTGCTCACCGTCTCGACGCTGCACCCGATCGCGGTGGACAAGACGCTCAACCTCGTCGAGTTCTACTACCCCGAGGAAATCGCCGCGTTCGAGCCGGAGTTCATGGAGGCGCAGCGCGCGGCCTACATGGAAACCGCGGTGGAGGACGACGAGATCGCCGAGCGCATGGACGCCGGGCGCAAGGCGCTGCTGCAGCGCGGCACCAGTGAAGTGGGGCCGTACCAAAGCCCGATGGAAGACGGCATGCAGCACTTCCACGAGTGGTACCGCGCCAAGATGGGCATGCCCGCGGGCGGCAGCGTTTGA
- a CDS encoding TRAP transporter large permease, giving the protein MVAFLTQNFVPVMFAGLLLFLLSGFPVAFALAATGLSFGFLGMELGLFPDTLFQALPLRVFGIMQNETLLAIPFFTLMGIILERSGMAEDLLETVGQVFGPVRGGLAVAVILVGALLAATTGVVAAAVISMGLISLPIMLRYGYNRTIATGTITASGTLAQAIPPSLVLIVLADQLGRSVGDMYAGALLPAMLLVGSYLLFIVAVAVLRPSWVPPLPPQARIYTEVDGRSGHRSLFVLLLIAAVAGWAWAQNHDALMQAWTGREGPSPGDERVIFSIAIASFVALGLAIINRVSRLGLLSRLAERVTFVLIPPLILIFLVLGTIFLGLATPTEGGAMGAVGALIMAAARRCLSFGLLKQALENATKLSIFVLFILIGSTVFSFTFNAADGHIWVEHLFDKLPGGALGFLIFVNLLVFILGMFIDFFEIAFIVIPLLAPVAEKMGIDLIWFGVILAMNLQTSFLTPPFGFALFYLRSVAAREDYTDKVTGQRIPAVTTAQIYKGSIAFIILQLIMVAVVIAFPGLVTDSVGKKVQVDDAAVMQQLDQLSGDGEASPWGEEEPPAEGEDAQPPADGAAEEPPAQEGGEIDPVKALEEAAKQGKQ; this is encoded by the coding sequence ATGGTGGCGTTTCTGACCCAGAATTTTGTCCCGGTGATGTTCGCCGGGCTGCTGCTGTTCCTGCTCAGCGGCTTTCCCGTCGCGTTTGCGCTGGCGGCGACGGGGCTGTCGTTCGGTTTCCTCGGCATGGAGCTGGGCCTGTTCCCGGACACGCTGTTCCAGGCGTTGCCGCTGCGGGTGTTCGGCATCATGCAGAACGAGACGCTGCTGGCGATTCCGTTTTTCACGCTGATGGGGATCATCCTCGAGCGCAGCGGCATGGCCGAAGACCTGCTCGAGACGGTGGGCCAGGTGTTCGGCCCGGTGCGCGGGGGGCTGGCCGTCGCGGTGATCCTGGTGGGCGCGCTGCTGGCGGCGACGACCGGCGTGGTCGCGGCGGCGGTGATCTCGATGGGCCTGATCTCGCTGCCCATCATGCTGCGCTACGGCTACAACCGCACGATCGCCACCGGCACGATCACCGCGTCCGGCACGCTGGCGCAGGCCATCCCGCCGTCGCTGGTGCTGATCGTGCTGGCGGACCAGCTCGGCCGCTCGGTGGGCGACATGTACGCGGGGGCGCTGCTGCCGGCGATGTTGCTGGTGGGCAGTTACCTGTTGTTCATCGTCGCGGTGGCCGTGCTGCGGCCGTCGTGGGTGCCGCCGCTGCCGCCGCAGGCGCGCATTTACACCGAGGTCGACGGCCGCAGCGGCCACCGGTCGCTGTTCGTGCTGCTGCTGATCGCGGCCGTGGCTGGCTGGGCGTGGGCGCAAAACCACGACGCGTTGATGCAGGCGTGGACCGGCCGTGAAGGCCCGTCGCCCGGCGACGAGCGCGTCATCTTTTCGATCGCGATCGCTTCCTTCGTCGCGCTGGGGCTGGCGATCATCAACCGCGTCTCGCGGCTCGGGCTGCTGTCGCGGTTGGCGGAGCGCGTGACCTTCGTGTTGATCCCGCCGTTGATCCTGATTTTCCTCGTGCTCGGCACGATTTTCCTGGGCCTCGCCACGCCCACGGAGGGCGGCGCGATGGGGGCGGTCGGGGCGCTGATCATGGCCGCGGCGCGCCGGTGCCTGAGCTTCGGGCTGCTGAAGCAGGCGCTGGAAAACGCCACCAAGCTCAGCATCTTCGTGCTGTTCATCCTGATTGGCTCGACGGTGTTCAGCTTCACGTTCAACGCGGCCGACGGTCACATCTGGGTCGAACACCTGTTCGACAAGCTGCCGGGCGGGGCGCTGGGCTTCCTGATTTTCGTGAACCTGCTCGTGTTCATCTTGGGCATGTTCATCGACTTCTTCGAGATCGCGTTCATCGTGATCCCGCTGCTGGCACCGGTGGCCGAGAAGATGGGCATCGACCTGATCTGGTTCGGCGTGATCCTGGCGATGAACCTGCAGACGTCGTTTTTGACGCCGCCGTTTGGCTTTGCGCTGTTCTACCTGCGCAGCGTCGCGGCGCGGGAGGACTACACCGACAAGGTTACGGGCCAGCGCATTCCGGCGGTGACGACCGCGCAGATCTACAAGGGGTCGATCGCCTTCATCATCCTGCAGTTGATCATGGTCGCGGTGGTGATCGCATTCCCGGGGCTGGTCACGGACAGCGTCGGCAAGAAGGTCCAGGTCGACGATGCGGCGGTGATGCAGCAGCTCGACCAGCTCAGCGGCGATGGCGAGGCCTCGCCGTGGGGCGAGGAAGAGCCGCCAGCCGAGGGTGAGGACGCACAGCCGCCGGCCGACGGCGCGGCCGAGGAGCCACCCGCCCAGGAGGGCGGCGAGATCGATCCCGTGAAGGCGCTGGAAGAGGCCGCGAAGCAGGGGAAGCAGTGA
- a CDS encoding TRAP transporter substrate-binding protein codes for MDRRSVIKHAGLAGILATAAAPAAHAQPTVRWRLTSSFPKSLDTIHGGAQVFADALKAMSGGKFEVTVHAPGELVPAFGVVDAVQQGTVEAGHTCAYYYFGKDDTFAIGTAIPFGMNSRQLTAWYYEGNGLKLFREFYDQYNIVNFPGGNTGAQMGGWYRKEIKSPEDIKGLKMRIGGFAGKVLSRLGAVPQNIPGGEIYQALEKGTIDAAEWIGPYDDEKLGFYKVAKNYYYPGWWEGGAEVDFYINKKAYNDLSAEYKAMVQAAASHAHVEMQAKYDAQNPAALKRLVANGAKVLALPKSVMDAAFKEAMALYDELSKSNPNWRKVYTDYRNFQRDANLWFRFTEARFDSYMQAAKL; via the coding sequence ATGGATCGTCGTTCTGTCATCAAGCACGCTGGACTGGCCGGCATTTTGGCGACGGCAGCGGCCCCCGCCGCGCACGCACAACCCACGGTCCGTTGGCGTCTGACGTCGAGCTTTCCGAAGTCGCTCGACACCATCCACGGCGGGGCCCAGGTGTTTGCCGACGCCCTCAAGGCCATGTCCGGAGGAAAGTTCGAGGTGACCGTGCACGCGCCGGGTGAGTTGGTGCCCGCGTTTGGGGTCGTGGACGCTGTGCAGCAGGGCACCGTGGAGGCAGGGCACACGTGCGCGTATTACTACTTCGGCAAGGACGACACGTTTGCCATCGGTACCGCCATTCCGTTTGGCATGAACAGCCGTCAGCTCACCGCGTGGTACTACGAGGGCAACGGCCTGAAGCTGTTCCGGGAGTTTTATGACCAGTACAACATCGTCAACTTCCCTGGTGGCAACACCGGTGCGCAGATGGGCGGCTGGTATCGCAAGGAGATCAAGTCGCCCGAAGATATCAAGGGCTTGAAGATGCGCATCGGCGGCTTTGCCGGCAAGGTGCTCAGCCGCTTGGGAGCCGTGCCGCAAAACATCCCCGGCGGGGAAATTTACCAAGCACTCGAGAAGGGCACCATCGATGCCGCGGAGTGGATTGGGCCCTACGACGACGAGAAGCTGGGCTTTTACAAGGTCGCGAAGAACTACTACTACCCGGGTTGGTGGGAAGGCGGTGCAGAGGTAGATTTCTACATCAACAAGAAGGCGTACAACGATCTCTCCGCTGAGTACAAAGCGATGGTGCAGGCGGCCGCCTCCCACGCGCACGTGGAGATGCAGGCCAAGTACGACGCGCAAAACCCGGCGGCGCTCAAGCGCCTCGTGGCCAACGGTGCCAAGGTGCTGGCGCTGCCGAAGTCGGTGATGGATGCCGCCTTCAAAGAAGCGATGGCGCTGTACGACGAGCTCTCGAAGTCCAACCCGAACTGGCGCAAGGTCTACACCGACTACCGCAACTTCCAGCGCGACGCCAATCTGTGGTTCCGCTTCACCGAAGCGCGCTTCGACAGCTACATGCAAGCGGCCAAACTCTGA